One genomic window of Triplophysa rosa linkage group LG11, Trosa_1v2, whole genome shotgun sequence includes the following:
- the hcrt gene encoding LOW QUALITY PROTEIN: orexin (The sequence of the model RefSeq protein was modified relative to this genomic sequence to represent the inferred CDS: inserted 1 base in 1 codon), translated as MPFVYNKTGTEVKRMDCTAKKFQLLLLIALLAREAGGVATCCARGSRSCKLYELLCRAGXNFSRLNNDAAAGILTLGKRKVGERRVQARLQQLLHGSRNQAAGILTMGKRFGDDEHRSLLHAGVTASTPVSLGLERPLKYLIPTVREDTVYVDANEKR; from the exons ATGCCATTTGTCTACAACAAGACTGGGACAGAAGTCAAGCGCATGGACTGCACAGCCAAG AAATTTCAGCTACTGCTGCTCATAGCGCTGCTGGCGCGTGAAGCGGGGGGCGTGGCCACCTGTTGTGCGCGAGGGTCCAGGTCGTGTAAACTCTACGAGCTGTTATGCCGCGCGG CAAATTTCAGCCGTTTAAACAACGACGCCGCTGCCGGGATTCTTACACTCGGTAAACGCAAGGTGGGCGAGAGACGCGTCCAAGCCCGCCTGCAGCAGCTCCTGCATGGTTCGCGGAATCAAGCGGCGGGAATCCTGACTATGGGAAAGAGGTTCGGGGACGACGAGCACAGGTCGCTCTTGCACGCCGGAGTGACGGCGAGCACGCCCGTGAGCCTCGGCCTGGAGCGCCCTCTGAAATATCTGATCCCCACGGTACGAGAAGACACAGTTTATGTGGACGCAAATGAGAAGCGATGA
- the kcnh4a gene encoding potassium voltage-gated channel subfamily H member 4a, whose protein sequence is MPVMKGLLAPQNTFLDTIAKRFDGTHSNFLLGNAQGSRGYPIVYCSDGFCDLTGFARTEVMKKTCTCHFLHGPETSERVTQQVEKTLEGQREFQTEVQYYRKHGTSFWCLLDIVPIKNEKGEVVLFLLSFKNITDSYGKSHPCSNTEEDGTQSRKSGGTHLSQARERGRSVLYHLTCQFTNRSKRKLPNHVFSQPTLPEYKVASVQKSRFILLHYSVCKALWDWLILLATFYVAVTVPYNVCFSAPDDSEHDNPDCNSASRTTLASDIAVEMLFILDIVLNFRTTYVGPAGQVVYDSRSICLHYCTTWFILDLIAALPFDLLYLFNISVTSLVHLLKTVRLLRLLRLLQKLDGYSQYSAVVLTLLMSVFALLAHWLACVWYVIGRKELASNDPLTWDIGWLQELGKRLETPYTNGTVGGPSLRSAYIASLYFTLSSLTSVGFGNVCANTDAEKIFSICTMLIGALMHAVVFGNVTAIIQRMYSRRSLYHTRMKDLKDFIRVHRLPQQLKQRMLEYFQTTWSVNNGINANELLHDFPDELRADIAMHLNKDILQLPLFSSASRGCLRSLSLHIKTSFCAPGEYLIRHGDALHAQHFVCSGSLEVLKDGMVLAILGKGDLIGADLPGKDQVIKANADVKALTYCDLQYISVRALQEVLELYPEYSSRFNEDIHHNLTYNLREGQARFTRSTRLPQERFDDSKLPFIVETEQEESGQDMGRKPLLSGFGGPSSQPNLSAMLGEEFRNLSMLRLCRSPIQSSRVQSPSPQMPLNEDLSVGTVPAPRTEKNSCHRPAKLLIPALNCVSPLDLSPRVVDGIEDNEHAFHFNVEHSDQSPNTEVKDPFQVGANLLLETEEVRQSLRQLNAEMNHLNQEVSSLTKELHEMMQFLHSHVTPSHFTSSLAPFSSYSCHTSSNFTNVASSTTDWSSRLGYNMSAGACLQPDTSLRDSLGSRHTCTCGESHAQERGSVLGQEGDIELLHQTPNPHSTYTHFPCCPDQERVATLGVESQPIPCQTSKTTPNSPYLRHQGPRTGGSLLGLASAFPASGLVPQVRSGGSTVTPSNTLPLCSYSVQSQSHPSLSLQMTSDLTCQHSRAPTPIHSSITPTGPSQPLIAVSSLMHAGICSTNMLHFPTGPRQNDLVGSSPFHVLNPILASTGEKEKSEHGPAKE, encoded by the exons ATGCCAGTGATGAAAGGGCTCTTGGCCCCTCAAAACACCTTTCTCGACACCATTGCCAAGCGTTTTGATGGCACAC ACAGTAACTTCCTGCTGGGCAATGCTCAGGGAAGTCGAGGGTACCCTATTGTGTACTGTTCAGATGGGTTCTGTGACCTCACCGGGTTTGCACGCACCGAAGTCATGAAGAAGACATGCACGTGTCACTTCCTGCACGGACCGGAAACAAGTGAGAGAGTGACCCAACAGGTGGAGAAAACTTTAGAGGGACAGAGGGAGTTCCAGACGGAGGTTCAATATTACAGGAAGCACG GAACGTCGTTCTGGTGTCTGTTGGACATCGTGCCTATTAAAAATGAGAAAGGAGAAGTGGTTCTGTTTCTCTTGTCCTTTAAAAATATCACTGACTCGTACGGCAAATCACATCCCTGCTCTAACACAGAAG AGGATGGCACTCAAAGCAGGAAGTCTGGTGGAACCCATCTGAGTCAAGCTCGTGAGCGAGGCCGTAGCGTTCTGTACCACCTGACCTGTCAGTTCACCAATAGGAGCAAAAGGAAGCTGCCTAAT CATGTTTTTTCACAGCCAACCCTACCGGAGTACAAGGTGGCGTCGGTTCAGAAGTCTCGTTTCATCTTGCTCCATTACAGTGTGTGCAAAGCCTTGTGGGATTGGTTGATCCTCCTTGCAACATTTTACGTGGCTGTGACCGTCCCCTACAACGTCTGCTTCTCCGCTCCTGACGACAGCGAACATGACAACCCAGACTGTAACTCCGCCTCCAGAACCACCCTCGCCAGCGACATAGCTGTGGAGATGCTTTTCATCCTCG ACATCGTCCTGAATTTCAGAACCACCTACGTTGGGCCCGCGGGTCAGGTGGTTTATGATTCTCGCTCCATCTGTCTTCACTACTGCACCACCTGGTTCATTCTGGATCTCATAGCTGCCCTGCCATTTGACCTGCTCTATTTATTCAACATCTCAGTG ACTTCCCTCGTCCACTTATTGAAAACTGTGCGATTACTCCGTCTGCTGCGCTTGCTGCAAAAGTTGGATGGTTATTCTCAGTACAGCGCCGTGGTTCTTACTTTGTTAATGTCTGTGTTTGCCCTGCTGGCACACTGGCTGGCCTGCGTTTGGTACGTCATTggtcgcaaagagcttgccagcaATGACCCCCTAACCTGGGACATCG gttggCTGCAAGAGTTGGGGAAGCGTCTGGAGACTCCGTACACCAATGGTACAGTTGGTGGCCCTTCGTTGCGCAGCGCCTACATTGCTTCTCTGTACTTCACGTTGAGCAGTCTGACTAGCGTTGGATTCGGAAACGTCTGTGCCAACACAGACGCTGAGAAGATCTTCTCCATCTGCACCATGCTTATCGGGG CGCTGATGCATGCGGTGGTGTTTGGGAATGTGACAGCCATCATCCAGCGCATGTACTCTCGCCGTTCCCTCTACCACACGCGCATGAAGGATCTGAAAGACTTCATCCGCGTGCACCGCCTGCCCCAGCAGCTGAAACAGCGCATGCTGGAGTACTTCCAGACCACCTGGTCTGTCAACAACGGCATCAATGCCAATGAG CTTTTACATGACTTCCCAGACGAGCTGCGTGCAGACATCGCCATGCACCTCAACAAAGATATTCTGCAGCTTCCCCTCTTCTCCTCAGCCAGTAGGGGGTGTCTACGTTCCCTATCTCTGCACATTAAGACGTCGTTCTGTGCGCCTGGCGAGTATCTTATTCGCCATGGAGACGCCCTGCATGCTCAACACTTTGTCTGCTCGGGGTCTCTAGAAGTGTTGAAGGACGGCATGGTGCTGGCCATACTGG GTAAAGGAGACCTGATTGGTGCAGACCTGCCGGGGAAGGATCAGGTGATCAAGGCTAATGCAGATGTGAAAGCTCTGACCTACTGTGACCTACAGTACATCAGTGTAAGAGCTCTTCAGGAGGTTCTCGAACTCTACCCAGAATACAGCAGCCGCTTCAATGAGGATATACATCACAATCTCACCTACAACCTCAGAGAG GGCCAAGCCAGATTTACACGCTCAACACGACTCCCACAG GAACGCTTTGACGATTCAAAGCTGCCGTTCATTGTGGAGACTGAGCAAGAAGAATCCGGACAGGACATGGGCCGGAAACCCCTGCTCTCTGGGTTTGGTGGTCCTTCATCACAACCTAATCTTAGTGCCATGCTGGGGGAGGAATttcgaaacctcagtatgctcCGGCTCTGCAGGTCCCCCATTCAGAGCTCCCGGGTACAAAGCCCCTCTCCTCAGATGCCACTCAATGAGGACCTGTCTGTTGGCACTGTGCCCGCTCCTCGAACAGAAAAGAACTCCTGCCACAGGCCAGCCAAACTTCTTATTCCTGCTCTGAACTGTGTCAGTCCACTGGACCTGAGCCCAAG GGTTGTTGATGGCATTGAGGATAATGAACATGCGTTTCATTTCAACGTTGAGCATAGTGACCAGTCTCCTAACACAGAGGTCAAAG ACCCATTTCAGGTGGGCGCAAACTTGCTGCTTGAGACAGAGGAAGTCAGACAGAGTCTCCGTCAGCTCAATGCAGAG ATGAACCACCTGAACCAGGAAGTGTCCTCGCTGACCAAGGAGCTTCATGAAATGATGCAGTTCCTGCACAGCCACGTGACCCCATCTCACTTCACTTCCTCTCTTGCCCCCTTCAGCTCTTACAGCTGTCACACGTCATCCAACTTTACCAACGTGGCCTCCTCTACAACCGACTGGTCATCTCGGCTGGGCTATAACATGTCTGCTGGTGCCTGTTTACAACCGGACACCTCTCTGAGAGATTCTTTAGGATCCAGGCACACGTGCACTTGCGGTGAAAGCCATGCCCAGGAAAGAGGCTCTGTTTTGGGGCAGGAAGGGGACATTGAACTCCTTCATCAAACGCCTAATCCCCACTCAACCTACACCCATTTTCCATGCTGCCCTGACCAGGAAAGGGTTGCCACCCTGGGCGTAGAGAGTCAGCCAATCCCCTGTCAGACTTCTAAGACCACACCCAATTCACCATATCTAAGACATCAGGGTCCCCGTACTGGAGGGTCTCTCCTGGGCTTGGCTTCAGCTTTTCCCGCCAGTGGATTGGTTCCTCAGGTTAGAAGTGGAGGTTCCACTGTTACCCCTAGCAACACGTTGCCTCTATGCAGCTATAGCGTCCAGAGTCAATCTCATCCTTCTCTGAGTTTACAGATGACCTCTGACCTAACGTGCCAGCATTCCAGAGCTCCCACGCCGATCCATTCATCCATTACACCAACAGGCCCATCACAACCTCTCATAGCTGTCAGTTCACTTATGCATGCTGGGATTTGTAGTACAAATATGCTGCATTTCCCCACGGGACCCAGACAGAATGACCTGGTGGGGTCAAGTCCTTTTCACGTACTTAATCCCATTTTAGCATCTACTGGAGAAAAGGAAAAATCAGAACATGGACCTGCTAAGGAGTGA
- the rab5c gene encoding ras-related protein Rab-5C produces the protein MAGRGGPARTNGAAPVGNKICQFKLVLLGESAVGKSSLVLRFVKGQFHEYQESTIGAAFLTQTVCLDDTTVKFEIWDTAGQERYHSLAPMYYRGAQAAIVVYDITNTDTFTRAKNWVKELQRQASPNIVIALAGNKADLANKRAVDFQEAQSYADDNSLLFMETSAKTAMNVNEIFMAIAKKLPKNEPQGGAGSGGRARGGVDLQETAPQGRTGQCCGGGN, from the exons ATGGCGGGGCGAGGTGGACCAGCGCGGACCAACGGTGCCGCCCCCGTCGGGAACAAAATCTGCCAGTTTAAGCTGGTCTTGCTTGGAGAGTCTGCCGTGGGCAAGTCCAGTCTGGTGCTGCGCTTTGTCAAGGGCCAGTTTCACGAGTACCAGGAGAGCACCATTGGAG CTGCTTTCCTCACACAGACAGTCTGCCTGGATGATACAACAGTAAAGTTTGAGATTTGGGACACAGCCGGACAGGAGCGATACCACAGCCTGGCCCCTATGTACTACAGAGGTGCCCAAGCAGCCATCGTCGTCTATGACATTACTAACACA GACACATTCACTAGAGCAAAAAACTGGGTGAAGGAACTGCAGCGTCAGGCAAGCCCAAACATTGTCATTGCTTTGGCTGGTAACAAGGCAGATCTGGCCAACAAGAGAGCTGTTGACTTTCAg GAGGCACAATCATACGCAGATGACAACAGCCTACTGTTCATGGAGACCTCAGCGAAGACCGCCATGAACGTGAACGAGATCTTCATGGCTATCG CCAAGAAGCTCCCGAAGAACGAACCACAGGGTGGAGCAGGGAGTGGCGGACGTGCTAGGGGAGGTGTTGACTTACAGGAGACAGCACCTCAGGGCAGAACTGGCCAGTGCTGTGGAGGCGGGAACTAA